One segment of candidate division KSB1 bacterium DNA contains the following:
- a CDS encoding xanthine dehydrogenase family protein subunit M: MIAAIKAWSPRTLAEAYQILTQEQGRIKVLAGGTDVMVALQARTECAPAYLNLWPLAELRGIAETQDAVRLGALTTYTQLMRSTLVQQQAPILVDAAGVIGARQIQNRGTLGGNIVNASPAGDTLPVLAVLEATLELGSARGTRLVPFNAFYTGYRQTVLAADELLLAVILPKRRPQERQYFRKVGTRQAQAISKVVMALLLQQTQPGRVDFIRIAFGSVAPTVMRAPRTEAVLQDQILSRDRIAAARAQVMAEVRPISDVRSTADYRRTVAGNILARALYDCEQGDQPAAPAAAFAGPGQSGVWR, encoded by the coding sequence ATGATTGCAGCCATCAAAGCCTGGTCACCCCGCACCCTGGCGGAGGCCTACCAAATTCTGACGCAGGAACAGGGCCGCATCAAAGTGCTGGCCGGCGGCACCGACGTCATGGTTGCCCTGCAGGCACGCACGGAGTGTGCGCCGGCTTATTTGAATTTGTGGCCACTGGCGGAATTGCGCGGCATCGCGGAAACGCAGGACGCCGTGCGTCTCGGCGCGTTGACCACTTACACACAACTCATGCGCTCGACGCTGGTGCAGCAACAGGCGCCCATTCTGGTGGACGCGGCCGGCGTGATCGGCGCCCGCCAGATTCAGAATCGCGGCACGCTGGGCGGCAACATTGTCAATGCCTCGCCCGCCGGGGACACCCTGCCCGTTCTCGCCGTGCTCGAGGCCACCCTGGAACTGGGCAGTGCCCGTGGCACGCGGCTGGTCCCCTTCAACGCCTTTTACACCGGCTATCGCCAAACCGTGCTGGCCGCCGATGAATTGCTGCTCGCCGTCATCCTGCCGAAACGCCGGCCGCAGGAGCGGCAATACTTTCGCAAAGTGGGCACCCGCCAGGCGCAGGCCATTTCCAAGGTGGTGATGGCCCTGCTGCTGCAACAAACGCAGCCGGGGCGCGTGGATTTCATCCGCATTGCCTTCGGCAGCGTGGCGCCGACTGTGATGCGGGCGCCACGAACCGAAGCCGTGTTGCAAGATCAAATTCTCTCCCGCGATCGCATCGCCGCGGCGCGTGCGCAGGTGATGGCGGAAGTCCGGCCGATTTCCGATGTGCGCTCGACGGCGGATTATCGCCGCACGGTCGCGGGCAATATTCTCGCGAGGGCTTTGTATGACTGTGAGCAGGGTGATCAGCCTGCGGCACCGGCCGCTGCTTTTGCTGGCCCTGGGCAGTCTGGCGTGTGGCGGTGA
- a CDS encoding (2Fe-2S)-binding protein, whose protein sequence is MEIHFEVNGKACQMDVPPMKRLLDVLREDLHLTGTKEGCGEGECGSCSVILNGEVVNSCLVPACQVEAGTILTVEGLADGGRLSAVQRAFLEHGGAQCGICTPGMLMAATAFLEENVTPDREQIKAAIAGNLCRCTGYTKIIDAIAAAARGRFAAPA, encoded by the coding sequence ATGGAAATTCACTTCGAGGTCAATGGCAAAGCCTGCCAGATGGATGTGCCGCCCATGAAGCGACTGCTCGACGTGCTGCGTGAAGATTTGCATCTCACCGGCACCAAGGAGGGCTGTGGCGAAGGGGAATGCGGTTCCTGCTCGGTGATCCTGAACGGTGAGGTGGTCAACTCCTGCCTGGTGCCCGCCTGTCAAGTGGAGGCGGGCACCATCCTCACCGTCGAGGGTTTGGCCGATGGCGGGCGGTTGAGTGCGGTGCAGCGGGCCTTTCTGGAGCACGGCGGCGCGCAATGTGGCATTTGCACGCCCGGCATGCTGATGGCCGCCACCGCTTTTCTCGAAGAAAATGTGACACCCGATCGTGAACAAATCAAAGCTGCGATCGCCGGCAATCTCTGCCGCTGCACGGGTTACACGAAAATCATCGACGCCATTGCGGCGGCCGCTCGTGGCCGGTTCGCAGCTCCGGCGTAA